From one Populus alba chromosome 17, ASM523922v2, whole genome shotgun sequence genomic stretch:
- the LOC118049187 gene encoding beta-glucuronosyltransferase GlcAT14A-like has translation MGMGQFASNSANVLCELYIFPQKVTSTLSFAMLQEFRNTTVNSDLHFISWDNPPKQHPHHLNLADMQRMIDSNAPFARKFPQDDPVLDKIDSELLSRGPGMFTPGGWCVGSRENGTDPCSAIGNITVLRPGPGAKRLETLITTLLSNENFRPRQCK, from the coding sequence ATGGGGATGGGACAATTTGCCTCGAACAGTGCTAATGTACTATGCGAACTTTATATCTTTCCCCAGAAGGTTACTTCCACACTGTCATTTGCAATGCTTCAAGAATTTCGAAACACCACTGTGAACAGCGACCTGCATTTCATATCTTGGGACAACCCACCGAAGCAGCATCCACATCACCTCAACCTTGCTGACATGCAAAGGATGATTGACAGCAATGCTCCATTTGCTAGAAAGTTTCCCCAAGACGATCCTGTGCTTGACAAAATTGATTCTGAGCTCTTGTCTCGTGGTCCAGGCATGTTTACTCCTGGTGGTTGGTGCGTAGGAAGTAGGGAGAACGGGACCGATCCATGCTCTGCTATCGGTAATATAACGGTCCTTAGACCTGGCCCTGGAGCTAAAAGGTTGGAGACACTGATCACCACTCTGCtatcaaatgaaaattttcgaCCAAGACAGTGCAAATAG